The proteins below are encoded in one region of Leptotrichia sp. oral taxon 218:
- a CDS encoding glycoside hydrolase family 57 protein, whose amino-acid sequence MNNGYLSFVLHAHLPYVRHPEYEEFLEEDWLYEAITETYIPLLEMFENLTRDNIPWNMTITMSGTLVNMMNDDLLRNRYLKHINKLVEFCKKELERLAPYPDMKKVAEHNLWFNQRAKDVFEKKYGRDLVGAFRKFQDQGNLEIIPVTATHGFLPVMKDYPEAVNAQVYMAKKDYIKNFGREPKGIWLAECAYYPGQDKFLEKHGFRYFLVDAHGIMHSDPRPVYGIYSPVYTKNYVAAFARDLESSEQVWSSEIGYPGDGVYREFHKDAGYELDYDYVKPYLHSDGVRRNIGIKYHAITDKKGTYKAVYDPELAYNRAKEHAYNFVFNRSKQIQFLASKMKYRKPIVISPYDAELYGHWWYEGPIFLEWVFRAAAESDFSTITPYKYLKKYPTNQIVDVSMSSWGANGYYDVWIDGSNDYAYRHLHKAAEKMIELANGREPYNELEYRALNQAARELVMAQTSCWEFIMYTGTMVGYAHKKISDHVNRLFKIYEDFKGGSLDESWISEIESRDNIFPEMDYRMYRSDWL is encoded by the coding sequence ATGAATAATGGATATTTAAGTTTTGTTTTGCATGCACATTTGCCTTATGTAAGACATCCTGAATATGAGGAATTTTTGGAAGAAGACTGGCTATATGAAGCTATTACTGAAACATATATTCCGCTTTTGGAAATGTTTGAAAATTTAACAAGGGATAATATTCCTTGGAATATGACAATAACAATGTCAGGGACACTTGTAAATATGATGAATGACGATTTGTTGAGAAACAGATATTTAAAACATATCAACAAGCTTGTTGAATTTTGTAAAAAAGAATTAGAAAGATTAGCACCTTATCCTGATATGAAAAAAGTTGCTGAACATAATTTGTGGTTTAACCAAAGAGCAAAAGATGTTTTTGAGAAAAAATACGGAAGAGATTTAGTAGGAGCATTTAGAAAATTTCAGGATCAAGGGAATTTGGAAATTATACCTGTTACAGCGACACATGGATTTTTACCTGTTATGAAAGATTATCCAGAAGCAGTAAACGCTCAGGTTTATATGGCAAAAAAAGATTACATAAAAAACTTTGGAAGAGAACCTAAAGGAATATGGCTTGCAGAATGTGCTTATTATCCTGGACAAGATAAATTTTTGGAAAAACACGGATTCCGTTACTTTTTAGTCGACGCTCACGGAATAATGCACAGTGATCCAAGACCAGTTTATGGAATTTATTCACCTGTTTATACAAAAAATTATGTTGCAGCATTTGCTCGTGACTTAGAATCATCAGAACAAGTTTGGAGTTCGGAAATTGGATATCCTGGAGATGGAGTTTATAGAGAATTCCATAAAGATGCTGGATATGAATTGGACTACGATTATGTAAAACCTTATTTACATAGTGATGGTGTAAGAAGAAATATTGGAATAAAATATCACGCAATCACAGATAAAAAAGGTACTTACAAAGCGGTTTATGACCCTGAGTTAGCATATAACAGAGCCAAAGAACATGCTTATAATTTCGTATTTAATCGTTCTAAACAAATTCAATTTTTGGCTTCAAAAATGAAATATAGAAAACCAATTGTAATTTCACCATATGATGCGGAATTATACGGACACTGGTGGTATGAAGGACCTATCTTCTTGGAATGGGTATTTAGAGCAGCAGCAGAATCTGATTTTTCAACAATTACACCATATAAATATTTGAAAAAATATCCAACTAACCAAATTGTGGATGTAAGTATGTCAAGCTGGGGAGCAAATGGATATTATGATGTTTGGATTGATGGTTCAAACGATTATGCGTATAGACATTTGCACAAAGCAGCAGAAAAAATGATAGAACTTGCAAATGGAAGAGAACCTTACAATGAATTGGAATACAGAGCATTAAATCAAGCTGCAAGAGAATTAGTCATGGCTCAGACTTCTTGTTGGGAATTTATAATGTATACAGGAACAATGGTGGGTTATGCTCATAAAAAAATAAGTGACCATGTAAATAGATTATTCAAAATTTACGAAGATTTCAAAGGTGGTTCGCTTGACGAAAGCTGGATTTCTGAAATAGAAAGTAGAGACAATATTTTCCCTGAAATGGATTATAGAATGTATAGAAGTGACTGGCTATAA
- a CDS encoding macro domain-containing protein, producing the protein MEFKKGNIFESDADALINPVNTVGIMGKGLAYQFKRKYLNNFKNYEKKCKIKEIEIGKDLVYTVEKGKIIINFPTKRNWRENSKIEYIKIGLKKLEELILKLDIKSIALPPIGAGNGKLDWNLVKNEILEFDKRISQKIKVVVYEPSLNEIKLGKGHYLIAYALIECKKMKIKTELTDLIFQKLIYLGDKSNYFNFKKELKGPFSKLLNIQYLKLKEYSRTSNKKITEIEKEMLKTNITENLQKEKLNLKKAVKIYINMKKFYNISSNNLYEKESKIELLSTLDFILKNENLKNITVENVYNKLKNWNKRKDKKYNIEDVKTMFDFMEKIGILEKNIFEEYILKEMK; encoded by the coding sequence ATGGAATTTAAAAAAGGAAATATCTTTGAAAGTGATGCTGATGCATTAATAAATCCTGTAAATACAGTTGGAATAATGGGGAAAGGATTAGCTTATCAATTTAAGAGAAAATATCTAAATAATTTCAAAAATTATGAAAAAAAATGTAAAATTAAGGAAATTGAAATTGGGAAAGATTTAGTTTATACGGTAGAAAAAGGAAAAATTATAATTAATTTTCCAACAAAAAGAAATTGGAGAGAAAATTCAAAGATTGAATATATAAAGATTGGATTGAAAAAATTGGAAGAGTTAATTTTAAAATTAGATATTAAAAGTATAGCTTTACCACCGATTGGAGCAGGAAATGGTAAGTTGGATTGGAATTTAGTAAAAAATGAAATTTTGGAATTTGATAAAAGAATTTCTCAAAAAATTAAAGTTGTGGTTTATGAACCGTCATTAAATGAGATAAAATTAGGTAAAGGACATTATTTGATAGCATATGCTTTAATCGAATGTAAAAAAATGAAAATAAAAACTGAATTGACGGATTTAATTTTTCAAAAGTTAATATATTTAGGAGATAAGAGTAATTATTTTAATTTTAAAAAGGAATTAAAAGGTCCATTTTCAAAATTATTAAACATACAGTATTTGAAATTAAAAGAATATTCAAGAACAAGTAATAAGAAAATTACTGAAATTGAAAAAGAAATGTTAAAAACTAATATAACAGAAAATTTACAAAAAGAAAAATTAAATTTAAAAAAGGCAGTAAAAATTTATATTAATATGAAAAAATTTTACAATATTTCTTCAAATAATTTATACGAAAAAGAAAGTAAAATTGAACTGCTTTCGACACTTGACTTTATATTGAAAAATGAAAATTTAAAAAATATAACGGTAGAAAATGTTTACAATAAGTTGAAAAATTGGAATAAAAGGAAGGATAAAAAATATAATATTGAAGATGTAAAAACAATGTTTGATTTTATGGAGAAAATAGGAATACTAGAGAAAAACATATTTGAAGAATATATTTTAAAAGAAATGAAGTGA
- a CDS encoding M23 family metallopeptidase, whose translation MEESKNKNFINKKNMIIAGIVSFAILVIVILILIFNGNKNLKDNGVFEEDDNIFRINPVKDPQLAYYNFRGEEYPDWSKFGRVRSNGLRVHQGVDIFAQPGTDVYAVLDGKVVDLYVDKKGYGLNLYLEVNPADLEKIKRKHYKPKESAREQLYGPNYNPAFPIKYIRYAHLSEVKVKVGDEVKAGQVIAKTGTTGNASGTHAPHLHFEIAFEMRGKGLLNRVDPEMYFKIKNGNNLTKEEKKIQTEKSKMQWFEPKGYDKGFITESIFLEKEKEKEKLEKNLKDGKKIEEIEKTKKLKNKTQKNQKRE comes from the coding sequence ATGGAAGAGAGTAAAAACAAAAATTTTATAAATAAAAAAAATATGATAATTGCAGGAATTGTATCTTTTGCAATTCTTGTGATTGTTATTTTAATACTGATATTTAATGGAAATAAAAATTTAAAAGATAATGGTGTTTTCGAGGAGGATGACAATATTTTTAGAATTAATCCAGTAAAAGACCCACAACTCGCATATTATAATTTTCGTGGAGAAGAATATCCTGATTGGTCAAAATTTGGACGAGTTCGAAGTAATGGTCTAAGAGTTCATCAGGGAGTTGACATTTTTGCGCAGCCTGGGACTGATGTGTATGCGGTTTTAGATGGAAAAGTTGTTGATTTATATGTTGATAAAAAAGGTTACGGTCTAAATCTTTATTTGGAAGTAAATCCTGCTGATTTGGAAAAAATAAAAAGAAAGCATTATAAGCCAAAAGAAAGTGCAAGAGAACAGCTTTACGGACCTAATTACAATCCTGCGTTTCCGATAAAGTATATAAGATATGCTCATTTGAGCGAAGTTAAAGTAAAAGTTGGTGATGAAGTGAAAGCTGGACAGGTTATAGCAAAAACAGGGACAACAGGAAATGCAAGTGGAACTCATGCGCCACATTTACATTTTGAAATAGCTTTTGAAATGAGAGGAAAAGGTCTTTTAAACAGAGTCGATCCTGAAATGTATTTTAAAATAAAAAATGGAAATAATTTGACCAAAGAGGAGAAAAAAATTCAAACTGAGAAAAGTAAAATGCAGTGGTTTGAGCCAAAAGGCTATGACAAAGGATTTATAACTGAAAGCATATTTTTGGAGAAAGAAAAGGAAAAAGAAAAGTTGGAAAAAAATTTAAAAGATGGTAAAAAAATCGAAGAAATTGAAAAAACTAAAAAATTAAAAAATAAAACTCAAAAAAATCAAAAAAGAGAATAG
- a CDS encoding zinc-ribbon domain-containing protein — MILIFGTKRKFKNLGTLENCHCSRCNNTSDWNFMEYRDWFTLFWIPVFPISGRKEYLECPICRQVYDVPKN; from the coding sequence ATGATTTTAATATTCGGAACAAAAAGAAAATTTAAAAATTTAGGAACACTAGAAAACTGTCATTGTTCAAGATGTAACAACACATCTGACTGGAATTTTATGGAATATCGTGACTGGTTTACTTTGTTTTGGATACCAGTTTTTCCAATAAGTGGTAGAAAAGAATATTTAGAATGTCCAATTTGTCGTCAGGTTTATGATGTGCCAAAGAATTAG
- the aspS gene encoding aspartate--tRNA ligase, which yields MYRDYKLNELRMENIGEEVTLSGWISKVRDLGHFVFIDLRDRYGVTQILLNEEVSGSELFEEAKKYKNEWVLKVTGVVAERSSKNKNIPTGDIEIEAKKIEVLSRAKQLPFEISETGNLSENMRLTYRYLDIRRPKMLNNIIKRNDMLFSIRKFMNENGFLDVDTPILAKATPEGARDFIVPSRTNKGDFYALPQSPQLFKQILMVSGIDKYYQLAKCFRDEDLRADRQPEFTQLDVEMSFVEQEDVISMAEELTKTVFKDVTGIEITEKFPRMSYDDAMNFYGSDKPDLRFDMKLIDLSEETANCGFGVFENALKDGGNVKAIVAPNAEKFSRKYIKDLEDYVKTYFKAKGLAYIKMNENGEINSPIAKFFSEEKLAQIIEKLGIKNNEVALILADKYKVVHDGLGALRLKLGEELELIDKNAFKFLWVVDFPMFEWSEEENRYKAQHHPFTSIKEEDRKYLDTNELAKIKTDSYDIVLNGYEIGGGSIRIHDEDLQAKVFEKLGFSQEELEDKFGFFLEVLKYGVPPHGGLAYGIDRWLMAMLKEDSIKEVIPFPKTNKGQDLMTGAPAGIEEQVLEDDLRLKLLEVEKED from the coding sequence ATGTATAGAGACTATAAATTAAATGAATTAAGAATGGAAAATATTGGCGAAGAAGTGACTTTGTCAGGATGGATTTCTAAAGTTAGAGATTTGGGGCACTTTGTGTTTATTGACTTGAGGGATAGATATGGGGTTACTCAAATTTTGTTGAATGAGGAAGTTTCTGGGAGTGAGCTTTTTGAGGAAGCTAAAAAGTATAAGAATGAATGGGTTTTGAAGGTTACAGGAGTTGTGGCTGAGAGAAGTAGTAAAAATAAAAATATTCCAACTGGGGATATTGAAATTGAAGCGAAAAAAATTGAAGTTTTAAGCCGTGCGAAACAGTTACCGTTTGAAATTAGTGAAACTGGGAATCTTAGTGAAAATATGAGATTGACTTATAGATATTTGGATATTAGAAGACCTAAAATGTTGAATAATATTATTAAAAGAAACGATATGCTGTTTTCAATTAGAAAATTTATGAATGAAAATGGATTTTTGGATGTTGATACTCCGATTTTGGCAAAAGCGACACCTGAAGGAGCGAGGGATTTTATCGTGCCAAGTAGAACTAACAAAGGTGATTTTTATGCATTGCCACAATCACCACAATTGTTTAAGCAAATACTTATGGTTTCTGGGATTGACAAATATTATCAATTAGCAAAATGTTTTAGAGATGAGGATTTGAGAGCGGACAGACAGCCTGAATTTACTCAATTAGATGTGGAAATGTCGTTTGTTGAGCAAGAAGATGTGATTTCAATGGCTGAAGAATTGACAAAGACAGTATTTAAAGATGTTACAGGAATTGAAATTACTGAAAAATTTCCAAGAATGAGCTACGATGATGCGATGAATTTTTATGGTTCAGATAAGCCAGATTTGAGATTTGATATGAAATTGATTGATTTGTCAGAAGAAACTGCTAATTGTGGATTTGGCGTTTTTGAAAATGCGTTGAAAGATGGTGGGAATGTAAAAGCAATTGTTGCACCAAATGCGGAAAAATTCTCGAGAAAATATATAAAAGATTTGGAAGATTATGTGAAAACATACTTTAAAGCAAAAGGTTTGGCGTATATTAAAATGAATGAAAATGGAGAAATAAATTCTCCAATTGCGAAATTCTTCTCAGAAGAAAAATTGGCACAAATTATTGAAAAATTGGGAATCAAAAATAATGAAGTTGCGTTAATTTTAGCTGATAAATATAAAGTTGTGCATGATGGATTAGGAGCATTGAGATTGAAACTGGGAGAAGAGTTGGAATTAATCGACAAAAATGCGTTTAAATTTTTATGGGTAGTTGATTTTCCTATGTTTGAATGGAGTGAAGAAGAAAATAGATATAAAGCGCAACACCATCCGTTTACTTCGATTAAGGAGGAAGATAGAAAATATCTTGATACGAATGAACTTGCAAAAATCAAGACAGATTCATACGATATTGTCTTGAATGGTTATGAAATCGGTGGAGGAAGTATCAGAATTCACGATGAAGATTTACAAGCGAAAGTTTTTGAAAAATTAGGATTTAGTCAAGAAGAATTAGAAGACAAATTTGGATTCTTCTTGGAAGTGTTGAAATATGGAGTTCCGCCACATGGAGGACTTGCTTACGGAATTGATAGATGGCTTATGGCAATGTTGAAGGAAGACTCGATAAAAGAAGTAATTCCGTTCCCTAAAACTAATAAAGGACAAGACTTGATGACTGGAGCACCTGCAGGAATTGAAGAACAAGTGCTTGAAGATGATTTGAGATTGAAATTGCTGGAAGTTGAAAAAGAAGATTAG
- the hisS gene encoding histidine--tRNA ligase — protein MIAALKGMKDRYSDDVKKYDAIVDASKKVFGKYGFERIITPILEETELFRRGVGDETDVVSKEMYDFKDKGERDVTMRPEGTAGVVRAYLEAGFHKSSPIVKWFYNGPMYRYEAPQKGRMREFHQTGVEMFGVRSAYLDAEIIKMGCDFLEELGITGLVVEINSLGNVESRKKYIEDLKKFMFERLDKLSEDSQKRYEKNPLRALDSKDKGDQEEFKNAPKLYDYLDEESKKYFEDTKKYLELLGVNYVVNDKLVRGLDYYSDTVFEIKSSKLGSQATVLAGGRYDRLLEILGNAKVPGIGFAAGMERIAMLMDDSIISENEEKIYVIYFDDTKEYFVKTVNELRKNGIKVNFDYNAKSFGAQMKKANRENAEYVLILGEEERDENVITVKKFSTGEQKKYGFEEVLKILK, from the coding sequence ATGATAGCTGCCTTAAAAGGAATGAAAGATAGATATTCTGATGATGTGAAAAAATACGATGCGATTGTAGATGCTTCAAAAAAAGTTTTTGGAAAATATGGATTTGAGCGAATAATTACGCCGATTTTAGAGGAAACGGAGCTTTTTAGAAGAGGTGTTGGAGATGAGACTGATGTTGTTTCAAAAGAAATGTATGATTTTAAGGATAAAGGAGAAAGAGATGTTACAATGCGTCCAGAAGGAACTGCGGGAGTTGTGAGAGCGTATCTTGAAGCTGGATTTCATAAGTCTTCTCCAATAGTGAAATGGTTTTACAATGGTCCAATGTACAGATACGAAGCACCGCAAAAAGGGAGAATGAGAGAATTTCATCAAACTGGAGTGGAAATGTTTGGTGTGAGAAGTGCTTATTTAGATGCAGAAATTATTAAAATGGGTTGTGATTTTCTTGAAGAGCTTGGAATTACTGGCTTAGTTGTGGAAATTAACAGCTTGGGAAATGTTGAGTCGAGAAAAAAATATATTGAAGATTTGAAAAAATTTATGTTTGAAAGACTTGATAAATTGAGTGAAGATTCGCAAAAAAGATATGAGAAAAATCCTTTGAGAGCTTTGGATTCTAAGGATAAAGGTGATCAGGAAGAGTTTAAAAATGCACCAAAACTTTATGATTATTTGGATGAAGAAAGTAAAAAATATTTTGAAGATACTAAAAAATATTTGGAATTGTTGGGCGTGAATTATGTTGTAAATGATAAATTAGTTAGAGGGCTTGACTATTATTCGGACACGGTTTTTGAAATTAAATCGAGTAAATTGGGGTCACAAGCGACAGTTCTAGCGGGTGGACGATATGACAGATTGCTTGAAATATTAGGAAATGCGAAAGTTCCTGGAATTGGATTTGCCGCTGGAATGGAAAGAATTGCGATGTTAATGGATGATTCTATAATTTCTGAAAATGAAGAAAAAATTTATGTAATTTATTTCGATGATACAAAAGAATATTTTGTGAAAACAGTAAATGAACTTAGAAAAAATGGCATTAAAGTAAACTTTGACTATAATGCAAAAAGTTTTGGAGCACAAATGAAAAAGGCAAACCGTGAAAATGCTGAATATGTGTTGATTTTAGGGGAAGAAGAACGAGATGAAAATGTGATTACGGTTAAGAAATTTAGTACTGGGGAGCAGAAAAAATATGGCTTCGAGGAAGTTTTGAAAATTTTGAAATAA
- a CDS encoding DarT ssDNA thymidine ADP-ribosyltransferase family protein has protein sequence MWIHHLTHIENLDSILKNGLMSRNELKNIGCDYKDTANIEIVEKRGGLENNIPFHIDYLQKKYGIPYNWSVLKVNKKENMIFLNCATESLTLNKITLNYFLYHPISKNNHEFKNLDEFIKNLRKEEEKLPKYNGGLNYKDREVQQFLMSEILIEDRLNIDFNWKIIVCSEEQSKKVKKILKNNNIDVEISIDKYNYFYR, from the coding sequence ATGTGGATTCATCATTTGACACATATTGAAAATTTAGATAGTATTTTAAAAAATGGATTAATGTCTAGAAATGAATTAAAAAATATAGGATGTGATTATAAAGATACAGCAAATATAGAAATAGTTGAAAAAAGAGGTGGATTAGAAAATAATATTCCTTTTCATATTGATTATCTACAAAAAAAATATGGAATTCCTTATAATTGGAGTGTTTTGAAGGTTAATAAAAAAGAAAATATGATTTTTTTAAATTGTGCTACAGAAAGTTTAACTTTAAATAAAATTACTCTAAATTATTTTTTATATCATCCAATTTCTAAAAATAATCACGAATTTAAAAATTTAGATGAATTTATTAAAAATTTAAGAAAAGAGGAAGAAAAGTTACCAAAATATAATGGGGGTTTGAATTATAAAGATAGAGAAGTTCAACAATTTCTTATGTCTGAAATATTAATAGAGGATAGATTAAATATAGATTTTAATTGGAAAATAATAGTTTGTTCTGAAGAACAATCAAAAAAAGTTAAAAAAATTTTGAAAAATAATAATATTGATGTTGAAATTTCTATAGATAAATATAATTATTTTTATAGGTAA
- the holA gene encoding DNA polymerase III subunit delta, translating to MIYFIGGKKQREFKYFEILEKIRKENVGISESFFDVDLKENEQFLEKININSIFSSQELVVLKRAEKLKNIEEILKYIANLEIVNKEIIIDYDKEDGKFGAKLKKLLDELEKNRKMKVFLFQKETEEEIRAYIVNELGINGRDLALLLEMIGNNPFKVRNEVEKIKIFLNGEKFDIKKIKNVVSVEKEYRIYEMTRNILLNKPADVMRYLEQKKEYMGILYSLYSELEIMYKISSLKVKGRKFSKNYNTFKIEFEEIKEIFKSNNRIPNSYVIFKKIELERNYTNASLKKLVFRCWEIEKDIKTGKIEMETGVEMLIMEICSLFRKK from the coding sequence ATGATTTATTTTATTGGAGGGAAAAAGCAGAGGGAATTTAAGTATTTCGAGATTTTGGAGAAAATACGGAAGGAAAATGTGGGGATTAGTGAGAGTTTTTTTGATGTGGATCTGAAGGAAAATGAGCAGTTTTTGGAGAAGATTAATATTAATTCGATATTTTCAAGTCAGGAACTGGTTGTGTTAAAAAGGGCAGAAAAACTGAAAAATATTGAGGAAATCTTGAAATACATAGCAAATCTTGAGATAGTAAATAAGGAAATTATTATTGATTATGACAAGGAAGATGGGAAATTTGGGGCGAAGTTAAAAAAGTTGCTGGATGAGTTGGAAAAAAATAGGAAAATGAAAGTCTTTTTGTTTCAGAAGGAGACTGAAGAGGAAATACGGGCCTATATTGTGAATGAACTGGGAATAAATGGCAGGGATCTGGCATTGCTTCTGGAGATGATTGGAAATAATCCGTTTAAAGTTAGAAATGAAGTGGAGAAAATTAAGATTTTTTTGAATGGAGAGAAATTTGATATTAAAAAAATAAAAAATGTTGTGTCGGTTGAAAAGGAATATCGGATTTATGAGATGACACGGAATATTTTGTTGAATAAGCCAGCGGATGTAATGAGATATTTGGAGCAGAAGAAGGAATATATGGGAATTTTGTATTCTCTTTACAGTGAACTTGAAATAATGTACAAAATAAGCTCGTTAAAAGTGAAAGGGCGAAAATTCAGTAAAAATTACAACACTTTTAAAATTGAATTTGAAGAAATAAAAGAAATTTTCAAATCCAATAACAGAATCCCAAATTCCTATGTAATTTTCAAAAAAATAGAACTGGAGCGAAATTACACAAATGCCAGTTTAAAAAAATTAGTTTTTAGATGCTGGGAAATCGAAAAAGACATAAAGACTGGTAAAATAGAAATGGAAACAGGAGTGGAAATGTTAATTATGGAAATTTGCTCATTATTTAGAAAAAAATAA
- a CDS encoding YegS/Rv2252/BmrU family lipid kinase, translating to MKKLKKALLVYNPKSGNSNVILNNFDLIVTKLLKKGIIVTFYSINKNYNKLCDILASEKYDILILSGGDGTLSRTLSEIYVKNIKFPKVAIFPTGTSNDFGKSLNLGNNIDDWIYNILIKEPKYVDFGLINGKKIFLSSYASGLFSKISYNTDKNLKKTIGKVAYYLNGLTELTNIKKFDLKMQIFDGKDYEDIEEKAILFMILNGKSVAGFDEIIYNADVNDEFLHILIVKNIDNPLDISKIFLDLLNNNLMNNDYVRILQIKKCEIKKIEEKIGVSIDGERGKNEDVSVKVISNKLKIFY from the coding sequence ATGAAAAAACTAAAGAAAGCACTTTTAGTATATAATCCGAAATCTGGAAATTCAAATGTAATTTTGAATAATTTCGATTTGATAGTTACCAAACTTTTAAAAAAGGGAATTATAGTAACTTTTTACAGTATAAATAAAAATTATAATAAACTCTGTGATATTTTGGCAAGTGAAAAATATGATATTTTAATTTTATCTGGTGGAGATGGTACGCTTAGCCGAACTTTAAGTGAAATTTATGTAAAAAATATAAAGTTTCCAAAAGTTGCTATTTTTCCAACTGGAACTTCAAATGATTTTGGAAAATCACTAAATTTAGGAAATAATATTGATGATTGGATTTACAATATTTTAATAAAAGAGCCGAAGTATGTTGATTTTGGTTTAATTAATGGGAAGAAGATTTTTTTGTCATCTTATGCAAGTGGACTTTTTTCAAAAATTTCTTATAATACAGACAAAAATTTAAAAAAGACAATTGGAAAAGTTGCATATTATTTGAATGGACTCACAGAATTGACAAATATAAAAAAATTTGATTTAAAAATGCAGATTTTTGATGGAAAAGATTATGAAGATATTGAAGAAAAGGCAATTTTATTTATGATTTTGAATGGAAAAAGTGTTGCTGGATTTGATGAAATAATTTACAATGCGGATGTAAATGATGAATTTTTGCATATTTTAATTGTAAAAAATATTGACAATCCGCTTGATATTTCAAAAATATTTTTAGATTTATTAAATAATAATTTGATGAACAACGATTATGTGAGAATTTTGCAGATAAAAAAATGTGAAATTAAAAAAATTGAAGAAAAAATAGGAGTTAGCATTGATGGCGAAAGAGGGAAAAATGAAGATGTGAGCGTAAAAGTCATTAGTAATAAGTTAAAAATATTTTATTAA